One Helicobacter cetorum MIT 00-7128 DNA window includes the following coding sequences:
- a CDS encoding Na+/H+ antiporter NhaC family protein, translating to MGLSALSLIVPVSVIVMVVLTKRVALSLFVGILASAFLLYSLDFFSILEYVYQKITSVFYTYKSDASNHKRLEFNLSNLYVFGFLILLGILSQLIFKSGSVQNFVKKAKKYAKNAKTPEFIAFFAGIIIFIDDYFNALTVGQISKSLNDAHNSTRERLAYIIDSTSAPVCLLVPISSWGAYIMGIMDNDKSPLLEDSFSVLIQSLSSNYYAIFALFAVFLTILWQINLPSMKKYQNVGVKDFYSEQEENVSKLAPLSLLPISILLLIVSISSLIFYTGYVLKNTDASFSLFYGGLFSLVITYLLAYRFLEKGSFLSIIIAGFKSMSSAILVLTLAWAIGPVIRDDMQTGLYLAQVSKEFLSSGGSVYMPLIFFLISGFIAFSTGTSWGAFAIMLPIGASMANESDIILIVSAILSGAVYGDHTSPISDTTILSATGAGCSVQSHFITQLPYATITMLCSMVSLMVASFTHSNVLALIVGLVLLVGVFYVFKVVYREV from the coding sequence GTGGGATTATCAGCTTTGAGTCTTATTGTTCCAGTCAGTGTGATTGTGATGGTGGTGCTGACTAAGCGTGTGGCTCTCTCCTTGTTTGTGGGGATTTTAGCAAGTGCGTTTTTATTATATTCTTTAGACTTCTTTAGTATTCTTGAGTATGTTTATCAAAAAATTACTTCAGTTTTTTACACCTATAAAAGCGATGCTTCTAATCATAAGCGTTTAGAATTTAATCTTTCTAATCTCTATGTTTTTGGCTTTTTAATCCTTTTAGGCATTTTAAGTCAATTGATTTTTAAAAGTGGTAGCGTGCAAAACTTTGTTAAAAAAGCTAAAAAATATGCTAAAAACGCTAAAACTCCCGAATTTATCGCCTTTTTTGCAGGTATTATTATCTTTATTGATGATTATTTTAACGCCTTAACCGTAGGACAAATCTCAAAATCTCTCAATGACGCTCATAATTCTACACGAGAGCGACTAGCCTATATCATAGATTCCACTTCAGCGCCGGTATGCCTACTTGTGCCAATTTCAAGCTGGGGAGCTTATATTATGGGGATTATGGATAATGACAAATCCCCTTTGTTAGAAGATAGTTTTTCAGTGCTAATTCAAAGCTTGAGTAGTAATTATTATGCGATTTTTGCGCTTTTTGCAGTATTTCTTACGATTTTATGGCAAATCAATCTTCCTAGTATGAAAAAGTATCAAAATGTAGGGGTTAAGGATTTCTATAGTGAGCAAGAAGAAAATGTTTCAAAACTAGCCCCCTTAAGTTTATTGCCTATTTCTATTTTGTTATTGATTGTGTCCATTTCATCGCTGATTTTTTACACCGGATATGTTTTGAAAAACACTGATGCGAGTTTTTCGCTTTTTTATGGGGGGTTGTTTTCGCTTGTTATCACTTACCTTTTGGCTTACAGGTTTTTAGAAAAAGGGAGTTTTTTAAGCATTATCATCGCTGGATTTAAGAGCATGAGTTCAGCGATTTTAGTCTTAACGCTTGCTTGGGCTATTGGACCTGTAATTAGAGATGATATGCAAACGGGGTTGTATCTGGCTCAAGTTAGCAAAGAATTTTTAAGTAGTGGGGGCAGTGTGTATATGCCTTTAATCTTTTTTTTAATCTCTGGGTTTATCGCATTTTCTACCGGCACAAGCTGGGGGGCGTTTGCTATCATGCTACCTATTGGAGCGAGTATGGCAAATGAAAGCGATATTATTTTGATTGTTTCAGCCATTCTTTCTGGAGCGGTTTATGGAGACCATACTAGCCCTATTTCTGATACCACCATTTTATCAGCTACAGGGGCAGGATGCTCAGTGCAAAGCCATTTCATCACGCAACTTCCTTATGCGACTATTACGATGCTTTGTAGCATGGTAAGTTTAATGGTTGCAAGTTTTACGCATTCTAATGTGCTCGCCCTTATAGTGGGCTTAGTTTTGCTGGTGGGGGTGTTTTATGTTTTTAAGGTGGTTTATAGGGAAGTTTAA
- a CDS encoding NAD(P)/FAD-dependent oxidoreductase, with the protein MKKDIIIIGGGIVGLSCAYSMHKLGHKVCVIEKGDGTNCTSFGNAGLISPFKEAPLASPGVVLDTLKLMLKNQAPLKFHFGLNPKLFKWIYKFIQSANAKSKHRTMALFERYGWLSIEMYHQMLEDGMDFWYKEDGLLMIYTLQENFEKKLKTCDDSGAYKILNPKETQEYMPIAKDNICGSVLLTENAHVDPGEVMLSLQKYLKEVGVEFRYNEEVIDFEFKSNLVDSIITNKGRLQAEKIILATGANPTTIKKTKNDFLMMGAKGYSITFKMPEELKPKTSSLFADIFMAMTPRRDTVRITSKLELNTSNPLVDKEQIENMKRNLATFTHAFEMKDPIEWCGFRPLTPNDIPYLGFDKQFKNLIHATGLGWLGITFGPAIGKLIADLSKDGANEKNTDIMLFSAFFRD; encoded by the coding sequence ATGAAAAAAGATATCATCATTATAGGCGGTGGGATTGTAGGGCTTTCTTGTGCGTATTCTATGCATAAATTAGGCCATAAGGTCTGTGTGATTGAAAAAGGCGATGGCACTAATTGCACTTCTTTTGGAAATGCAGGACTTATTTCCCCCTTTAAGGAGGCTCCGCTTGCAAGTCCGGGTGTGGTGCTAGATACCCTAAAGCTCATGCTTAAAAACCAAGCTCCACTAAAATTCCACTTTGGACTTAATCCCAAGCTATTTAAATGGATTTATAAATTCATACAAAGTGCTAATGCTAAATCTAAACATCGCACCATGGCATTATTTGAACGCTATGGGTGGCTTAGTATAGAGATGTATCACCAAATGCTAGAAGATGGCATGGACTTTTGGTATAAAGAAGATGGGCTTTTGATGATTTATACTTTGCAAGAAAATTTTGAAAAGAAACTCAAAACTTGTGATGATAGCGGTGCTTATAAAATTCTCAATCCTAAAGAAACTCAAGAATACATGCCTATTGCTAAAGACAATATCTGTGGTAGTGTGCTTTTAACAGAAAATGCCCATGTTGATCCGGGTGAAGTTATGCTTTCTTTACAAAAATATCTTAAAGAGGTTGGCGTGGAGTTTCGCTACAATGAAGAGGTTATAGATTTTGAATTTAAAAGCAATCTTGTAGATAGCATTATTACCAATAAAGGGCGACTTCAAGCTGAAAAAATTATTTTGGCTACTGGAGCTAACCCTACCACAATCAAAAAAACCAAGAATGATTTCTTAATGATGGGCGCAAAGGGCTATAGTATTACTTTCAAAATGCCTGAAGAACTAAAACCAAAAACCTCTTCTTTATTTGCAGATATTTTTATGGCAATGACCCCTAGAAGAGACACGGTAAGAATCACCTCAAAACTAGAGCTCAATACCAGTAACCCTCTTGTTGATAAAGAACAAATAGAAAACATGAAAAGAAATCTAGCCACTTTTACCCATGCCTTTGAGATGAAAGACCCTATAGAGTGGTGTGGCTTTAGACCTTTAACGCCTAATGATATTCCCTACTTAGGCTTTGATAAACAATTTAAGAATTTAATCCATGCTACAGGACTTGGTTGGCTTGGCATCACTTTTGGACCTGCTATTGGAAAACTTATTGCTGATTTGAGTAAAGATGGGGCTAATGAGAAAAATACTGATATAATGCTATTTTCTGCATTTTTTAGGGACTAA
- a CDS encoding alanine/glycine:cation symporter family protein: protein MQTIDLIVRSLSNLIWGIPMQILLVGTGLFLTFYLKGLQFSKLFYAIKILFGKESQSKGDISQFSALMLSLGATVGIGSIVGVATAISVAGPGAVFWMWATGLVGMATKYAESILAVKYREEGSLGYKGGPMYYIKNGLKMPKLAMAFAIFTIIASIGTGNMTQSNAVSSILSEQISLPTWVSGLLLTLLTAIIVVGGIKSIGKFTSYFAPVMVLLYVVAVGYIISTNFDLALHAIQLIFEQAFNPKPVVGGATGALIATMIKTGIARGLYSNEAGLGSSAIIAASAQTHHPVRQALVSMLQTFIVTLIVCTATATIILMAPEWHTLLPNGERLSANLLTLKSTEYFLGSVGAFIIFATMIFFAYSTIIGWAYYGEKCTEYAFGASKIKYYRLLFLVCIMVGALAKIDFVWNLADLANGLMAIPNLIALILLHKVVYSETRWYFSKQNLNQ, encoded by the coding sequence ATGCAAACCATTGATTTAATCGTGCGCTCGTTGTCTAATCTCATATGGGGGATTCCTATGCAAATCCTTCTAGTTGGAACGGGCTTATTTTTGACTTTTTATCTCAAAGGCTTGCAATTTAGCAAACTCTTTTATGCAATTAAAATTCTCTTTGGCAAAGAATCCCAATCTAAAGGCGATATTTCGCAGTTTTCAGCTCTTATGCTCTCTTTGGGAGCAACGGTAGGCATTGGGAGTATTGTGGGCGTTGCCACAGCAATTAGTGTTGCAGGGCCTGGGGCTGTATTTTGGATGTGGGCTACAGGATTAGTTGGCATGGCAACCAAATATGCTGAATCTATCCTAGCTGTAAAATACCGAGAGGAAGGTTCCCTAGGTTATAAGGGTGGGCCTATGTATTACATTAAGAATGGTCTTAAAATGCCAAAACTTGCTATGGCATTTGCAATTTTTACCATTATTGCAAGCATTGGCACGGGAAATATGACTCAATCTAATGCGGTCTCTTCAATTTTAAGCGAGCAAATTTCCCTACCTACTTGGGTTTCTGGGCTATTGCTCACGCTTTTAACTGCTATTATTGTAGTGGGCGGGATTAAATCTATTGGAAAGTTTACTTCTTATTTTGCTCCTGTTATGGTGCTTTTATATGTTGTTGCTGTTGGCTATATTATCTCAACCAATTTTGACCTTGCCCTACATGCAATACAACTTATCTTTGAACAAGCCTTTAATCCAAAGCCTGTTGTAGGTGGAGCCACAGGAGCTCTGATTGCAACAATGATAAAAACCGGTATTGCTAGAGGTCTATATTCTAATGAGGCAGGTTTGGGAAGTTCAGCCATTATTGCTGCAAGCGCTCAAACGCACCACCCTGTGCGTCAAGCTCTAGTATCAATGCTACAAACTTTTATTGTAACACTTATTGTTTGCACCGCTACTGCTACAATTATCTTAATGGCACCTGAATGGCATACCTTATTGCCTAATGGCGAAAGATTGAGTGCTAATCTTTTAACCTTAAAAAGCACCGAATATTTCTTGGGCTCTGTAGGGGCATTCATTATTTTTGCAACCATGATATTTTTTGCCTATTCTACTATTATTGGTTGGGCATACTATGGCGAAAAGTGCACAGAATATGCCTTTGGAGCGAGCAAAATCAAATATTATCGCTTATTGTTTCTTGTTTGTATTATGGTGGGCGCACTTGCTAAAATTGATTTTGTATGGAATTTAGCTGATTTGGCTAATGGACTTATGGCTATTCCTAACCTTATTGCTCTTATTTTATTGCATAAGGTTGTCTATTCTGAAACACGCTGGTATTTCAGCAAGCAAAACCTCAATCAGTGA
- a CDS encoding RidA family protein encodes MKQVIHSELAPKAIGPYSQAISTNNLVFVSGQLGIDVATSEFKGADIHAQTTQAMENIKAILKEANLGMESVVKTTILLKSLDDFAIVNEIYGSYFKEPYPARATFQVAKLPKDALVEIEAIAVK; translated from the coding sequence ATGAAACAAGTCATTCATTCAGAATTAGCCCCAAAAGCTATAGGTCCTTATTCTCAAGCCATTAGCACTAATAATCTCGTGTTTGTCTCTGGGCAATTAGGCATTGATGTAGCCACAAGCGAGTTTAAGGGCGCAGATATTCACGCTCAAACCACGCAAGCTATGGAAAATATCAAAGCGATTTTAAAAGAAGCTAACTTAGGCATGGAAAGTGTAGTAAAAACCACTATCTTATTAAAGAGCCTAGATGATTTTGCAATTGTTAATGAAATCTATGGGAGCTATTTTAAAGAGCCCTATCCAGCTAGAGCGACCTTTCAAGTGGCTAAACTCCCTAAAGACGCTCTAGTGGAAATTGAAGCCATTGCCGTTAAATAA